A single Loxodonta africana isolate mLoxAfr1 chromosome 12, mLoxAfr1.hap2, whole genome shotgun sequence DNA region contains:
- the COQ7 gene encoding 5-demethoxyubiquinone hydroxylase, mitochondrial translates to MSCARAAVARPLWRLRTGARRPLSAYGRKIGVRFCSSRMTLDNINWAVVDRIIRVDHAGEYGANRIYAGQMAVLGRTSVGPVIQKMWDQEKDHLKKFNELMVAFRVRPTILMPFWNVVGFALGAGTALLGKEGAMACTVAVEESIAHHYNNQIRTLMEEDPEKYEELLQIIKKFRDEELEHHDIGLDHDAELAPAYALLKSIIQVGCSAAIYLSERF, encoded by the exons ATGAGTTGCGCCCGGGCGGCGGTGGCTCGCCCACTGTGGCGGCTGCGCACGGGTGCCCGGCGGCCTCTTTCAG CTTATGGAAGGAAGATCGGTGTCAGATTTTGCAGTTCAAGAATGACCTTAGACAATATCAATTGGGCAGTTGTGGATCGAATAATCCGGGTGGATCATGCAGGAGAATACGGAGCCAACCGCATCTATGCAGGGCAGATGGCCGTCCTGGGCCGGACGAGCGTTGGGCCAGTCATCCAG AAAATGTGGGATCAGGAGAAGGACCATTTGAAGAAGTTCAACGAGTTGATGGTTGCATTCAGGGTCCGGCCGACAATTCTGATGCCCTTTTGGAATGTGGTGGGGTTTGCCCTGG GAGCTGGAACAGCCTTGCTTGGGAAGGAAGGCGCGATGGCTTGCACTGTGGCCGTAGAAGAATCAATAGCACATCATTATAACAACCAAATCAGGACGTTGATGGAGGAGGATCCTGAAAAATACGAGGAACTTCTTCAG aTAATAAAGAAATTTCGGGATGAAGAGCTTGAGCACCACGATATAGGCCTTGACCACGACGCAGAATTG gCTCCAGCATACGCCCTTCTGAAGAGTATTATCCAGGTCGGATGCAGCGCAGCAATATATTTGTCAGAAAGATTTTAA